The following proteins are co-located in the Candidatus Zymogenus saltonus genome:
- a CDS encoding PIG-L family deacetylase has product MNMNILALGAHPDDIEFGCAGTLAKYARKGHVIYYMILTKGERGGVGKVRAKEQKDAQYTVLAKKIFWGEFEDTALPPQKDLIKAVEDVIIEVNPDMVLVNYHEDTHQDHRELAMALNSSARHIRNVLYYEVPSTQNFSPTVFVDIEKFMDVKMQALMAHKSQIMKTNVEGISILEIARSLANFRGIQAKMKYAEAFMPQRLAINV; this is encoded by the coding sequence ATGAACATGAACATACTGGCGTTGGGGGCGCATCCGGACGACATAGAGTTCGGCTGTGCCGGAACCCTCGCGAAGTACGCGAGGAAGGGCCATGTTATATATTATATGATATTGACGAAGGGAGAGAGGGGCGGCGTCGGAAAGGTTAGGGCGAAGGAGCAGAAGGATGCCCAGTATACCGTATTGGCCAAGAAGATCTTCTGGGGGGAATTCGAGGACACCGCCCTTCCACCGCAAAAGGACCTGATAAAGGCGGTGGAGGACGTAATCATCGAGGTTAATCCTGATATGGTATTGGTGAACTACCACGAGGACACCCATCAGGATCACAGGGAGCTCGCCATGGCGCTGAATTCCTCCGCGAGACACATAAGGAACGTCCTATATTACGAGGTTCCCTCGACCCAGAATTTTTCGCCGACCGTTTTCGTGGACATCGAAAAATTTATGGACGTAAAGATGCAGGCGCTCATGGCCCATAAGTCCCAGATAATGAAGACCAACGTGGAGGGGATCTCGATTTTGGAGATCGCCCGCTCCCTGGCGAATTTTCGCGGGATACAGGCGAAGATGAAATACGCCGAGGCCTTCATGCCCCAGCGCTTGGCCATTAACGTCTGA
- a CDS encoding DegT/DnrJ/EryC1/StrS aminotransferase family protein produces MSIGSINKGGKGKGIIPHSRPSIDEEDALRAAEVIRSGMLTVGDERGAFERAFEKRIGISPEGAVSVDSGTAAIHLALLALKVGVNDRVILPAYLCAAPLNAVRYVGAAPVLADVDPDTGIAGEREFAEALESIKDERGGRTIIIAVHPFGRSAPVDEIKSLGPPVIEDCAQATGGALKGNPLGTFGDLSVFSFYATKVMTTGRGGMVCSESEEIAYRIRDLVRYDEREEDGVRFNYAMTEFQAALGRSQLKRLDAFISRRREITAYYSGEFERASIPMPRKAPVGDDINFRFIVKVRGAVDKVIKGLNKRGIGARRPVFKPLYEYTGDEELPGTKWAFDEDVSIPIYPALTDGEIEMIAWAVVDVMAEVRPSKV; encoded by the coding sequence ATGTCGATTGGATCGATAAATAAGGGCGGGAAGGGCAAGGGGATTATCCCCCACTCCCGGCCGTCCATAGACGAGGAAGACGCCTTAAGGGCGGCCGAGGTGATCAGGTCGGGGATGTTGACCGTGGGCGATGAGAGGGGAGCCTTCGAGAGGGCGTTTGAAAAGAGGATCGGGATATCCCCCGAAGGCGCCGTCTCGGTCGATTCCGGGACCGCCGCAATCCACCTGGCGCTTCTGGCGCTTAAGGTCGGGGTAAACGACAGGGTGATACTCCCCGCCTACTTGTGCGCGGCGCCCTTAAACGCCGTGAGATACGTGGGCGCGGCGCCGGTCCTCGCCGATGTAGATCCCGATACCGGGATTGCCGGCGAGAGAGAGTTTGCCGAGGCCCTTGAGTCGATTAAGGATGAGAGGGGGGGTAGGACGATTATTATAGCCGTCCACCCTTTCGGGAGATCGGCCCCGGTGGACGAGATCAAGTCTCTCGGCCCACCCGTAATCGAGGACTGCGCCCAGGCGACGGGGGGCGCGCTGAAGGGGAATCCCTTGGGAACCTTCGGCGACCTGTCGGTCTTCTCCTTTTACGCCACGAAGGTGATGACCACCGGCCGGGGGGGGATGGTCTGCTCGGAAAGCGAGGAGATCGCGTACAGGATTCGAGACCTCGTCAGATACGACGAGAGGGAGGAGGACGGGGTGAGGTTCAACTACGCGATGACCGAGTTTCAGGCGGCGCTCGGAAGGAGCCAGCTTAAGAGGCTCGATGCCTTCATCTCGAGGAGGAGGGAGATAACAGCCTACTACAGTGGGGAGTTCGAGAGGGCCTCGATTCCGATGCCCCGAAAGGCTCCTGTTGGGGACGACATAAATTTCCGCTTTATCGTAAAGGTAAGGGGGGCGGTCGATAAGGTAATAAAGGGGCTCAATAAAAGGGGGATAGGAGCGAGGAGGCCCGTCTTCAAGCCCCTGTATGAATACACAGGGGACGAGGAGCTCCCGGGGACGAAGTGGGCCTTCGATGAGGACGTCTCGATCCCCATATATCCCGCATTGACCGACGGCGAGATTGAGATGATTGCCTGGGCCGTAGTCGACGTGATGGCCGAGGTAAGACCATCGAAAGTCT